In one Corallococcus sp. EGB genomic region, the following are encoded:
- a CDS encoding FixH family protein translates to MKTLLMGMLLLGATPRVGPDAGSGAGQVSAAVSVGTTVSASGRLRVEVLSSMTPLRRGVQTFQVRLTDATSGKPVSGVVLSVQPWMPAMNHGISDVPRVTARAPGTFEVSDADLFMPGVWELRFTLKGTVEDSATVTLKLGR, encoded by the coding sequence ATGAAGACACTGCTGATGGGGATGTTGTTGCTGGGCGCCACGCCCCGGGTCGGGCCCGATGCCGGAAGTGGCGCGGGGCAGGTGAGCGCGGCCGTCAGTGTGGGGACGACGGTCAGCGCCTCCGGCCGGCTCCGTGTGGAGGTCCTCTCTTCGATGACCCCTCTGCGCAGAGGCGTTCAGACGTTCCAGGTGCGGCTCACCGACGCCACGTCGGGGAAGCCGGTGTCCGGCGTCGTGCTGTCCGTCCAGCCCTGGATGCCCGCGATGAACCACGGCATCTCCGACGTCCCCCGCGTCACCGCACGAGCCCCCGGCACCTTCGAGGTGTCCGACGCGGACCTCTTCATGCCCGGCGTCTGGGAGCTGCGCTTCACGCTGAAGGGCACGGTGGAGGACTCCGCGACCGTGACCCTCAAGCTGGGACGGTAG
- a CDS encoding type 1 glutamine amidotransferase domain-containing protein, whose amino-acid sequence MEALTAVKVLLIVTSHSQFGNTGEKTGFWLEELAAPYEQFVKAGAQVDIASPLGGRAPVDPRSEEEQTEDTRSFLADAEATKKLANTKVLAQVKDTYDAYFVVGGHGVMWDLAGHTPTHQLLSQGYKRGAVVAAVCHGPAALVGVKGPDGKPLVAGKRVAAFSNAEEQAAKFDAIVPFPLETRMRELGARYESGPAWKSFTVRDGRLVTGQNPASSAATAQEVLKVLAEKKQAPASKG is encoded by the coding sequence ATGGAAGCGCTCACCGCCGTGAAGGTGCTGCTCATCGTCACCAGCCACTCGCAGTTCGGGAACACCGGAGAGAAGACGGGCTTCTGGTTGGAGGAGCTCGCCGCGCCGTACGAGCAGTTCGTGAAGGCCGGGGCCCAGGTGGACATCGCCTCGCCGCTGGGCGGCAGGGCGCCCGTCGACCCGCGCAGCGAGGAGGAGCAGACGGAGGACACGCGCTCCTTCCTCGCGGACGCCGAGGCGACGAAGAAGCTGGCGAACACGAAGGTCCTCGCGCAGGTGAAGGACACCTACGACGCATACTTCGTGGTGGGCGGGCACGGCGTGATGTGGGACCTGGCGGGGCACACGCCGACGCACCAGCTGCTCTCCCAGGGCTACAAGCGCGGCGCGGTGGTGGCGGCGGTGTGCCACGGCCCCGCGGCGCTGGTGGGCGTGAAGGGGCCGGACGGCAAGCCGCTGGTGGCGGGCAAGCGCGTGGCGGCCTTCAGCAACGCGGAGGAGCAGGCGGCGAAGTTCGATGCCATCGTCCCGTTCCCGCTGGAGACCCGGATGCGCGAGCTGGGCGCACGCTACGAGTCCGGCCCGGCGTGGAAGAGCTTCACGGTGCGCGATGGGAGGCTCGTCACCGGGCAGAACCCGGCGTCCTCGGCGGCCACCGCGCAGGAGGTCCTCAAGGTCCTCGCCGAGAAGAAGCAGGCCCCGGCCTCCAAGGGCTGA
- a CDS encoding Ig-like domain-containing protein, which yields MLKQSLKRSWLPALVTTVFVTVGTGCGDECVDQFDCRDKGAPPAGQEWTCNADNKCELHSVNTPPGEDAGTDAGTETDAGTETDAGTNTDGGTTTDGGTTTDGGTTTDGGTGTACAPACSLTQVCNPQTLTCEDSGPAVADTSAQITAFKNAAGTTYDPALPINGAFVTYIKPAVGADVAGFFLQAEANGPAMFVAADPGALQVGDRVNLNVSGATVLSGQNKAASTISGLTVVSKGHPVQNLNTATPAGLVVDQSNAPSTELLDKADTYFATIARMSGTLVGASSTSGSGHVAFTFRTAGINNANLKLRVTDGIAADLGLVDTCAVTLGAGPIWKFTSTANPPVTTLQPSAYSTTDLTGITCPAPTLASAIATSLTQVKVSFSRPVDAASLTAVPTQFTFSGGLQAQSATVSGKDVLVTTSQQTAGTDYTVSVASSVKDTVGGAVTVPNSVGFKGFRSGAVLRITEVQPSGANNMDLVELQAVTGGTTAGILLQQDVNSAVTLATLPDVTVAAGDIIVVHINGTGESETTAKNQFPASSNPANYDTAWDFKGGTTGITFSSRVILVRDAQNVIQDAVPFTRNSGTPPAAFPGNLQAIQAAGQWLPADCGGALCTTTSTPTAAAVSADWTDAPTSNATPASNSVRRISATDTNTKDDWAVGAPSWGVANP from the coding sequence ATGCTGAAGCAGAGCCTGAAGCGCAGCTGGCTGCCGGCGCTCGTGACCACTGTGTTCGTCACGGTCGGCACGGGTTGCGGTGACGAATGTGTCGATCAGTTCGACTGCCGTGACAAGGGCGCGCCGCCGGCGGGCCAGGAGTGGACCTGCAACGCGGACAACAAGTGCGAGCTGCACTCGGTGAACACCCCTCCGGGTGAGGACGCGGGCACGGACGCCGGTACGGAGACGGACGCCGGCACGGAGACGGACGCCGGCACGAACACGGACGGCGGCACCACGACGGACGGCGGCACCACGACGGACGGCGGCACCACGACGGACGGCGGCACGGGCACGGCCTGCGCTCCCGCGTGCTCGCTGACCCAGGTTTGCAACCCGCAGACCCTGACGTGCGAGGACTCCGGTCCCGCCGTGGCGGACACCAGCGCGCAGATCACCGCCTTCAAGAACGCGGCGGGGACGACCTATGACCCCGCGCTGCCCATCAACGGCGCGTTCGTCACGTACATCAAGCCTGCGGTGGGCGCGGACGTGGCGGGCTTCTTCCTCCAGGCGGAGGCCAACGGCCCGGCGATGTTCGTCGCGGCCGACCCGGGCGCCCTGCAGGTGGGTGACCGCGTCAACCTGAACGTCTCCGGCGCGACGGTGCTGAGCGGCCAGAACAAGGCGGCCTCCACCATCTCCGGCCTGACGGTGGTCAGCAAGGGCCACCCGGTGCAGAACCTCAACACGGCGACGCCCGCCGGGCTCGTGGTGGACCAGTCCAACGCGCCGAGCACGGAGCTGCTCGACAAGGCGGACACCTACTTCGCGACCATCGCGCGCATGAGCGGCACGCTCGTGGGTGCGTCGTCGACCAGCGGCTCGGGCCACGTGGCGTTCACGTTCCGGACCGCGGGCATCAACAACGCGAACCTCAAGCTGCGCGTGACCGACGGCATCGCGGCGGACCTGGGGCTCGTGGACACGTGCGCCGTGACGCTGGGCGCGGGTCCCATCTGGAAGTTCACGTCCACGGCCAACCCGCCGGTGACCACGCTGCAGCCGTCCGCGTACTCCACGACGGACCTGACGGGCATCACCTGCCCGGCCCCGACGCTGGCGAGCGCCATCGCGACGTCGCTCACGCAGGTCAAGGTCTCCTTCAGCCGTCCGGTGGACGCGGCCAGCCTCACAGCGGTGCCGACGCAGTTCACGTTCAGCGGTGGCCTCCAGGCGCAGAGCGCGACGGTCAGCGGCAAGGACGTCCTGGTGACGACCAGCCAGCAGACCGCCGGGACGGACTACACGGTGTCGGTCGCCTCGTCCGTGAAGGACACGGTGGGCGGCGCGGTCACCGTCCCGAACTCGGTGGGCTTCAAGGGCTTCCGCTCCGGGGCCGTCCTGCGCATCACCGAGGTGCAGCCCAGCGGTGCGAACAACATGGACCTCGTGGAGCTGCAGGCCGTCACCGGAGGTACGACGGCGGGCATCCTGCTGCAGCAGGACGTGAACTCCGCCGTCACCCTGGCCACCCTGCCGGATGTGACCGTGGCCGCGGGCGACATCATCGTGGTCCACATCAACGGCACGGGCGAGAGCGAGACCACCGCGAAGAACCAGTTCCCCGCCAGCTCCAATCCGGCCAACTACGACACGGCCTGGGACTTCAAGGGCGGGACGACGGGCATCACCTTCTCCAGCCGCGTCATCCTGGTGCGTGACGCGCAGAACGTGATTCAGGACGCGGTGCCCTTCACGCGCAACTCGGGCACGCCGCCCGCGGCCTTCCCGGGCAACCTCCAGGCCATCCAGGCCGCCGGTCAGTGGCTGCCCGCGGACTGCGGCGGCGCGCTGTGCACGACGACCTCCACGCCCACCGCGGCGGCCGTCTCCGCGGACTGGACCGACGCGCCGACGTCCAACGCGACCCCCGCCAGCAACAGCGTCCGTCGCATCAGCGCCACGGACACGAACACCAAGGATGACTGGGCCGTGGGTGCTCCGTCCTGGGGCGTCGCGAATCCGTAG
- a CDS encoding PEGA domain-containing protein, translating into MSFRPKPSAFALMLCLLCATASRAAPHRLVVSSGDCRDAELSGQSKAFYDALRARPEQRVLSAPEFAERLFPASSRSFEDLQRQLDAAQDQFYEGRNARAAQLLDDALSDIRRLPPGEPRWKLFAHAQLLHGLNQRAMGKTKDSDTAFLQVLRLQPKYRLDPDQYAPSIRQAFEKLRRDLARTPKVKLSLKSTLPASDVYLEGLGMGQTPLTLELPAGSYELTVVKGDAVSFPRQVQAQGADTPLLVDLAYEGSVTAAPFPCLSAADGNEERTWSHAVRLGGTLGVEEVIVVRLERPSSGPKWFAATVLNVDGGQKLREGGFKTQGLDAPGEALSALVDFVTTGRSPSNLVVMNNANGKAPWDAGNARGTTAASGTGTGADLSAPHLLSEDATRNTGAPRQGLRTASYVAVGAGVAALGGAGVVRLLAQKDLTGLEDRRKANGGQLVSTDAQAVALRNSLVGKSHLLTGLLVGGGAAVVTGAVLYLVSAPAKPAPVTLGVTADGTGAGASVSGSF; encoded by the coding sequence ATGTCCTTCCGTCCGAAGCCGTCCGCGTTCGCGCTGATGCTGTGCCTGCTGTGCGCCACCGCCTCGCGGGCCGCGCCCCACCGGCTGGTGGTCTCCAGCGGCGACTGCCGGGACGCGGAGCTGAGCGGCCAGTCCAAGGCGTTCTACGACGCCCTCCGCGCCCGCCCGGAGCAGCGCGTGCTGAGCGCCCCCGAGTTCGCCGAGCGCCTCTTCCCCGCCTCCTCGCGCTCCTTCGAGGACCTGCAGCGCCAGCTGGACGCGGCGCAGGACCAGTTCTACGAGGGCCGCAACGCCCGCGCGGCCCAGCTCCTGGACGACGCGCTGAGCGACATCCGCCGCCTGCCGCCGGGCGAGCCGCGCTGGAAGCTCTTCGCGCACGCGCAGCTGCTGCACGGGCTCAATCAGCGGGCGATGGGGAAGACGAAGGACAGCGACACGGCCTTCCTCCAGGTGCTGCGCCTCCAGCCGAAGTACCGGTTGGATCCGGACCAGTACGCCCCCTCCATCCGGCAGGCCTTCGAGAAGCTGCGCCGCGACCTGGCCCGGACGCCCAAGGTGAAGCTGTCCCTGAAGTCCACGCTGCCCGCGTCGGACGTGTACCTGGAGGGCCTGGGCATGGGGCAGACGCCGCTCACGCTGGAGCTGCCCGCCGGGTCCTATGAGCTGACCGTGGTGAAGGGAGACGCGGTGAGCTTCCCCCGGCAGGTGCAGGCGCAGGGGGCGGACACGCCGCTGTTGGTGGACCTGGCCTACGAGGGGTCGGTGACGGCCGCGCCCTTCCCGTGCCTGTCCGCGGCGGACGGCAACGAGGAGCGCACGTGGAGCCACGCGGTGCGCCTGGGCGGCACGCTGGGCGTGGAGGAGGTCATCGTCGTGCGGCTGGAGCGCCCGAGCAGCGGGCCCAAGTGGTTCGCCGCCACGGTGCTCAACGTCGACGGCGGGCAGAAGCTGCGCGAGGGCGGCTTCAAGACGCAGGGCCTGGACGCGCCCGGCGAGGCGCTCTCCGCGCTGGTGGACTTCGTCACCACGGGGCGCTCGCCCTCCAACCTCGTGGTGATGAACAACGCCAACGGCAAGGCGCCCTGGGACGCGGGCAACGCGCGGGGCACCACGGCCGCGTCCGGCACGGGCACGGGCGCGGACCTCAGCGCGCCCCACCTCCTGTCGGAGGATGCCACCCGCAACACGGGCGCTCCCCGCCAGGGCCTGCGCACGGCGTCGTATGTGGCGGTAGGGGCGGGCGTGGCGGCGCTGGGAGGCGCGGGCGTGGTGCGGCTGCTGGCCCAGAAGGACCTCACCGGCCTGGAGGACCGCCGCAAGGCCAACGGCGGCCAGCTGGTGAGCACGGACGCGCAGGCCGTCGCGCTGCGCAACTCGCTGGTGGGCAAGAGCCACCTCCTGACGGGGCTGCTCGTGGGCGGGGGCGCGGCGGTCGTCACCGGGGCGGTGCTCTACCTCGTGTCCGCTCCCGCGAAGCCAGCGCCCGTGACGCTGGGGGTGACGGCGGACGGGACGGGCGCGGGGGCGAGCGTGTCCGGGTCGTTCTGA
- a CDS encoding LysR family transcriptional regulator, giving the protein MLGNHEALWTLWEVSRAGTHAAAAARLGITASAVGQQLKALERHVGVALFERVGRRARLTPAGAALVARLGEHLPALEAALEAASEAQRAVRGEVSLGGPWPFFRYWLRPRLPGLLARHPELRLDVRFDVPSRVSRLLLEGALDLGILGLLPEAPGLEVRPVAQEEFVAVGAPSYLKRWGTPRTARDHGAHRFIVFDADLAMLAPWWRAAFGPKEPLPAQVVCRVANLDEMLALVEAGVGLAVLPDYFVAPAVREKRVVTLTPEPGRRSARRPRGTLYVAWRKAAAPTARFLAVRDWLLAGAATSKEPARGGARPPALPPGR; this is encoded by the coding sequence ATGCTTGGCAATCACGAAGCGCTCTGGACGCTGTGGGAGGTGAGCCGCGCGGGCACGCACGCGGCCGCCGCCGCGCGCCTGGGCATCACCGCATCCGCGGTGGGCCAGCAGCTCAAGGCGCTGGAGCGGCACGTGGGCGTGGCGTTGTTCGAACGGGTGGGACGCCGGGCCCGGCTCACTCCCGCGGGCGCCGCCCTCGTCGCGCGGCTGGGCGAACACCTGCCCGCGCTGGAGGCCGCGCTGGAAGCGGCCTCCGAGGCCCAGCGCGCGGTGCGCGGCGAGGTGTCCCTGGGGGGCCCCTGGCCCTTCTTCCGGTACTGGCTCCGGCCTCGCCTGCCGGGCCTGCTGGCGCGGCACCCGGAGCTGCGGCTGGACGTGCGCTTCGACGTGCCCAGCCGCGTGTCACGGCTGCTCCTGGAGGGCGCGCTGGACCTGGGCATCCTCGGGCTGCTGCCGGAGGCTCCCGGTCTGGAGGTCCGGCCGGTGGCCCAGGAGGAGTTCGTCGCCGTGGGCGCACCTTCGTACCTGAAGCGGTGGGGGACGCCGCGCACCGCGCGCGACCACGGTGCGCACCGGTTCATCGTCTTCGACGCGGACCTGGCGATGCTGGCGCCGTGGTGGCGCGCCGCCTTCGGACCAAAGGAGCCCCTGCCCGCGCAGGTGGTGTGCCGCGTCGCGAACCTGGATGAGATGCTGGCCCTGGTGGAGGCGGGCGTGGGGCTGGCGGTGCTGCCGGACTACTTCGTGGCGCCCGCCGTGCGGGAGAAGCGTGTCGTGACGCTCACGCCGGAGCCGGGCCGTCGTTCCGCGCGGCGTCCCCGGGGAACGCTCTACGTCGCGTGGCGCAAGGCCGCGGCCCCCACGGCCCGCTTCCTCGCGGTGCGCGACTGGCTCCTGGCGGGAGCGGCGACGTCGAAGGAACCAGCACGGGGCGGCGCGCGCCCGCCTGCCCTCCCACCAGGGAGGTGA
- a CDS encoding IgA Peptidase M64 has translation MRASLLLLLFTASTALAAPRTFRVDYFHTGNATEERFSLERLVVEPLPWPGHPARAIDETNLGKYLFEVRDRGTNRLLYSRGFASIFGEWELTDEAKQGHRTFSESLRFPTPDRPVQVVLKKRDAQNAFREIWSLVVDPKDPTVDPSSPPAPGPLLKLLENGPPQDKVDFLILGDGYTEAERGKFEKDARKLVDTLFSFSPFKERKADFNVWGLMPAAAESGISRPSTGVHRRPPLGSTYDAFGAERYILTFDNEALRDTAAFAPYEFIEILSNGNTYGGGGIFNLFSTVASDSLWAPYVFVHEFGHHFAGLADEYYTSAPVYGAAPAERVEPWEKNVTALHDPAQLKWKDLVAPGTPLPTPWNQSTYDAHALQVQQRRQKIRAERQPEAEMDALFMEQRNWEEKFLGTQKVSGKVGAFEGAHYEAKGYFRPQTDCVMFTRDRVPFCAVCQRGISEVIDLYAGPPSTPARKTP, from the coding sequence ATGCGCGCTTCCCTCCTGCTGTTGCTGTTCACGGCGAGCACCGCCCTCGCCGCGCCCCGGACGTTCCGCGTCGACTACTTCCACACCGGCAATGCCACCGAGGAGCGCTTCAGCCTGGAGCGGCTGGTGGTGGAGCCGCTGCCCTGGCCGGGCCACCCGGCGCGGGCCATCGACGAGACGAACCTGGGCAAGTACCTCTTCGAGGTGCGGGACCGGGGGACGAACCGGCTCCTGTACTCGCGCGGCTTCGCCTCCATCTTCGGCGAGTGGGAGCTGACGGACGAGGCGAAGCAGGGCCACCGCACCTTCAGTGAATCGCTGCGCTTCCCCACGCCGGACCGCCCCGTCCAGGTCGTCCTGAAGAAGCGCGACGCGCAGAACGCCTTCCGCGAAATCTGGTCGCTGGTGGTGGATCCGAAGGACCCCACCGTGGATCCGTCCTCGCCGCCCGCGCCGGGCCCGCTGCTCAAGCTGCTGGAGAACGGGCCGCCGCAGGACAAGGTGGACTTCCTCATCCTGGGGGATGGCTACACGGAGGCGGAGCGCGGCAAGTTCGAGAAGGACGCGCGCAAGCTGGTGGACACCCTCTTCAGCTTCTCCCCCTTCAAGGAGCGCAAGGCGGACTTCAACGTCTGGGGCTTGATGCCCGCGGCGGCTGAGTCCGGCATCTCCCGGCCCTCCACCGGCGTCCACCGCCGCCCGCCCCTGGGCTCCACCTACGACGCCTTCGGCGCGGAGCGCTACATCCTCACCTTCGACAACGAAGCGCTGCGCGACACCGCCGCCTTCGCGCCCTACGAGTTCATCGAGATCCTCTCCAACGGCAATACCTACGGAGGAGGGGGCATCTTCAACCTCTTCAGCACCGTGGCCTCCGACAGCCTCTGGGCCCCCTACGTCTTCGTCCACGAGTTCGGTCACCACTTCGCGGGGCTGGCGGACGAGTACTACACCTCCGCCCCGGTCTACGGCGCCGCGCCCGCGGAGCGGGTGGAACCCTGGGAGAAGAACGTCACCGCGCTCCACGACCCCGCCCAGCTCAAGTGGAAGGACCTGGTCGCCCCCGGCACCCCGCTGCCCACGCCCTGGAATCAGTCCACCTATGACGCGCATGCCCTGCAGGTGCAGCAACGCCGGCAGAAGATTCGCGCGGAGCGTCAACCCGAGGCGGAGATGGACGCGCTCTTCATGGAGCAGCGCAACTGGGAGGAGAAGTTCCTGGGCACGCAGAAGGTCTCCGGGAAGGTGGGCGCCTTCGAGGGGGCCCACTACGAGGCGAAGGGCTACTTCCGGCCGCAGACGGACTGCGTGATGTTCACCCGGGACCGGGTGCCCTTCTGCGCGGTGTGTCAGCGCGGCATCAGCGAGGTCATCGACCTGTACGCGGGTCCCCCCTCCACCCCGGCGCGGAAGACTCCTTGA
- a CDS encoding lamin tail domain-containing protein, protein MSLPRIVAPVLALLLAACPGSTPSNPGGPSDSGALFDSGVTSDSGVPGDGGGTSDGGAPEDGGGPGDDGGSVDGSVPGDAGTTDDGGSPSDGGTSPDAGMQDGGVLPSLTVTSLGLGDGRVGQPYSMTLTASGGRAPFTWSFTGTLAAGLTLSANGALSGTPTAAGSTVFTATVSDADGKTASARLIMRVQPPLSLFTVGHWNLEWFGAPNQGPVNSTSDGGVPDDLQVVGARDVIRDAGAHVWGLVEMVDSADFNTLVAGLSGTYSGFLANNPTYVLSGASKYSAGEQKPGILYDSTLTYRSAQNILTAQAADFGGRPPMRVDFTTRIHGEDAPLVVIVTHMKAFEDRTSYDQRQRSSVALKGYLDQWLPEARVLVIGDWNDDLDRSITKENGVALASPYLNFLNDPAHYTFLTKVLTDSNIRTTTEYDDSIDHTLVTDEVAVDAVPGGVQVLRPDATIPDYSRTVSDHYPVLTRYDLSGVPGPRVRLTAPLGGTFIAGTSLTFTWRSLGVDTVRIEATYDGGDTWNVVAASVRADAGTFTWTVPDLESDLVRVRVVDTANASRFDMSPGRVWFTHAEPRVFINELLANEPALPGGTDHEFVELYNAGSAPVDLSGWSLWDATARRHVFAAGTVLSPGRPIVVFGGPAGFTPGTPDTVAASGGTLGLNNTSDSVRLMRTDGGVVDSVEYFSTVDAVSINRSPDLTPDASFVLHTTLTPGLQSSPGRRADGGAF, encoded by the coding sequence ATGTCCCTCCCCCGCATCGTCGCGCCCGTCCTCGCCCTGCTGCTCGCCGCGTGTCCCGGATCCACGCCTTCGAATCCGGGCGGGCCTTCCGACAGCGGTGCGCTGTTCGACAGTGGCGTGACCTCCGACAGCGGCGTGCCCGGCGATGGCGGCGGCACTTCCGACGGTGGCGCTCCCGAGGATGGCGGTGGCCCCGGCGATGATGGCGGATCCGTCGATGGAAGCGTGCCTGGTGACGCGGGTACGACCGATGACGGTGGCTCGCCTTCCGATGGCGGCACGTCCCCCGATGCGGGAATGCAGGATGGAGGCGTCCTTCCGTCCCTGACCGTGACGTCCCTGGGGCTCGGGGACGGGCGCGTGGGGCAGCCCTACAGCATGACGCTCACCGCCTCCGGTGGACGGGCGCCGTTCACCTGGAGCTTCACCGGGACGCTGGCCGCGGGCCTCACCCTCTCCGCGAACGGCGCCCTGTCCGGCACGCCCACCGCCGCGGGCTCGACGGTCTTCACCGCCACCGTGAGCGACGCGGATGGAAAGACGGCGTCCGCGCGGCTGATCATGAGGGTGCAGCCGCCCCTCTCGCTATTCACCGTGGGCCACTGGAACCTGGAGTGGTTCGGCGCCCCCAACCAGGGCCCGGTGAACTCCACGTCCGACGGCGGCGTGCCCGACGACCTCCAGGTCGTGGGGGCCCGGGACGTCATCCGCGACGCGGGCGCGCATGTCTGGGGACTGGTGGAGATGGTGGACAGCGCGGACTTCAACACGCTCGTGGCGGGGCTGTCCGGCACCTACAGCGGCTTCCTCGCCAACAACCCCACCTACGTCCTCAGCGGCGCGTCGAAGTACTCCGCGGGCGAGCAGAAGCCCGGCATCCTCTACGACAGCACGCTCACCTACCGCAGCGCCCAGAACATCCTCACCGCGCAGGCCGCGGACTTCGGCGGACGCCCGCCGATGCGCGTGGACTTCACCACCCGCATCCACGGCGAGGACGCGCCCCTGGTCGTCATCGTCACACACATGAAGGCCTTCGAGGACCGGACGTCCTACGACCAGCGCCAGCGCTCCTCGGTCGCCCTCAAGGGCTACCTGGACCAGTGGCTGCCCGAGGCCCGCGTGCTCGTCATCGGCGACTGGAACGATGACCTGGACCGCTCCATCACCAAGGAGAACGGCGTCGCGCTGGCCTCGCCCTACCTGAACTTCCTGAACGACCCCGCGCACTACACGTTCCTTACGAAGGTGCTGACCGACTCCAACATCCGCACCACCACGGAGTACGACGACTCCATCGACCACACGCTCGTCACCGACGAGGTGGCCGTGGACGCCGTGCCCGGCGGCGTCCAGGTGCTCCGGCCCGACGCGACGATTCCGGACTACTCCCGCACCGTCAGCGACCACTACCCCGTCCTCACCCGCTACGACCTGAGCGGCGTTCCCGGGCCGCGCGTGCGGCTCACCGCGCCCCTGGGCGGCACGTTCATCGCGGGCACCTCGCTGACGTTCACGTGGCGCTCGTTGGGCGTGGACACCGTGCGCATCGAGGCCACCTACGACGGCGGCGACACCTGGAATGTCGTGGCCGCTTCGGTGCGCGCGGACGCGGGCACCTTCACGTGGACCGTGCCGGACTTGGAGAGCGACCTGGTGCGCGTGCGCGTGGTGGACACGGCCAACGCGTCGCGCTTCGACATGAGCCCCGGCCGCGTCTGGTTCACGCACGCGGAGCCCCGCGTGTTCATCAACGAGCTGCTCGCCAACGAGCCCGCGCTCCCCGGCGGCACCGACCATGAGTTCGTGGAGCTCTACAACGCGGGCTCCGCCCCGGTGGACCTGTCCGGCTGGAGCCTGTGGGACGCCACGGCCAGGCGCCACGTCTTCGCCGCCGGCACGGTGCTGTCTCCGGGCCGGCCCATAGTCGTCTTCGGTGGGCCGGCGGGCTTCACGCCCGGCACGCCCGACACCGTCGCGGCCTCCGGAGGGACGCTGGGCCTCAACAACACGTCGGACAGCGTGCGGCTCATGCGCACCGACGGCGGCGTCGTGGACAGCGTCGAATACTTCAGCACCGTGGACGCGGTGTCCATCAACCGCTCGCCGGACCTGACGCCGGACGCGAGCTTCGTGCTGCACACCACGCTGACGCCCGGGCTGCAGTCCTCGCCGGGCCGGCGCGCGGACGGCGGCGCGTTCTAG
- a CDS encoding class III extradiol ring-cleavage dioxygenase, whose amino-acid sequence MPTDPSSTSSRLPVVFIPHGGGPWPFVDMGLPRAEVQALATYLREVGQRLATPPRALLVISAHWEERVPTVMTSAAPPILYDYYGFPPESYRISWPAPGHPQLAARVRELLATAGISTAEDPERGYDHGTFIPLKLTYPEADIPCVQLSLKQGLDPAEHLAMGRALAPLRDEGVFIIGSGMTFHNLRAFGDPRASDISVKFDAWVQDAATSPAALRDEKLTQWTQAPYARLVHPREEHLLPLMVAAGAAGEDRGTIAWSGSMMGVRISGFQFG is encoded by the coding sequence ATGCCGACCGACCCTTCCAGCACGTCCTCGCGCCTGCCCGTCGTCTTCATCCCGCACGGTGGAGGCCCCTGGCCATTCGTGGACATGGGGCTTCCGAGGGCGGAGGTCCAGGCCCTCGCGACGTACCTGCGGGAGGTGGGCCAGCGCCTCGCGACGCCGCCCCGGGCGCTGCTCGTCATCTCCGCCCACTGGGAGGAGCGCGTGCCCACGGTGATGACGTCCGCCGCGCCTCCCATCCTGTACGACTATTACGGCTTCCCGCCGGAGTCGTACCGCATTTCCTGGCCGGCGCCGGGCCACCCCCAGCTCGCCGCGCGGGTGCGCGAGCTGCTCGCCACGGCGGGCATCTCCACGGCGGAGGACCCCGAGCGTGGCTACGACCATGGCACCTTCATCCCGCTGAAGCTGACGTACCCGGAGGCGGACATCCCCTGCGTCCAGCTGTCGCTGAAGCAGGGGTTGGATCCGGCGGAGCACCTGGCCATGGGGCGGGCGCTCGCGCCGCTTCGCGACGAGGGCGTGTTCATCATCGGCAGCGGGATGACGTTCCACAACCTGCGCGCCTTCGGGGACCCTCGCGCATCCGACATCTCCGTGAAGTTCGACGCGTGGGTCCAGGACGCCGCCACGTCTCCCGCCGCCCTGCGCGATGAGAAGCTCACGCAGTGGACGCAGGCCCCGTACGCGCGGCTCGTCCATCCGCGCGAGGAGCACCTGCTCCCCTTGATGGTCGCCGCCGGGGCCGCCGGAGAGGACCGGGGCACCATTGCCTGGTCCGGCTCCATGATGGGCGTGCGCATCTCCGGCTTCCAGTTCGGCTGA